In Ovis aries strain OAR_USU_Benz2616 breed Rambouillet chromosome 22, ARS-UI_Ramb_v3.0, whole genome shotgun sequence, the DNA window GCATAGAATGAATAAGAAGATCATGGTCCGTCAGATTCAAGGTTAATCCCTCTGTTCTCAGGGTTCTTCTCTGCAAAATGGCAGTAGTAATATTCACCTTGCAAGGCTATTGGTAGGGTTAGatgagataatccatgtaaaGCACTGATGTTCAGTAAATTTCATCCATTTTCCAAGTATTTTCccaatttttcattttggaaaatttcaaaccTTAAAAATGTTGAAAGGATAGTAGAATAATATCCAATATACCCATTGCAGTAGTTTGTTCACAGTGCCATAGAGAAACCCACAGACTGGGTAGCTTCAacaacagaattttgttttttcacagttccagaggctgggaTTCCAAAGTTAGGGTGCCGGCAGAGGTGGCTTCTGGTGAGACctttcttcctggtttgcagatggcacCTTCCTGCTGTGTCTGCTGAGGCCTCTTTGTATGAGTAACTCCTGGTGTCCCCCTTCTTCTTACAGGGACTTCAGTTCTCCTAGATTAGCGCCCCACTCTTATGACCTCAGTTACATTTAATTACCTTCTTAAAGGCCCTATGTCTACATATATAGTCACATTATGGATTAAAACTTCAATATGGATTTTcagggggacacagttcagtccataattgttgtttttgttcagtcactaagtcatatccaactgtttgtgacctcacaacatgccaggcaggcttccctgtccttcactatctcccagactgctcaaattcctgtccattgtgttgatgatgccatccaaccatctcattctctgtcatccccttctcctcctgctttcaatctttcccaacatcagggtcttttccagtaaatcggctctttgcatcaggtggccaaagtattggagcttcagctctagtatcagtctttccaatgaatattcagagttgatttcctttaggattgattggtttgatctccttggtatTTAATTTCCCTATTCACTACTGACCAGCATGGAAAACCTCAGACTGAATGTTTGAGATTCTCTGCATTGATTTTTGGAGGAAGTCGTGGTTATGGGTGTGTTGGGGCGCGGAGGGGGCTCTCTTCATGGGGAGGATAAGCTGCATGAGGATGGTGTGTTACGTCCTTcagtgggagaggggtggggtgacTATGCCTGTGCTTTACTCTCTCCTTGCCATCCATGAGAACTGATGAAACATTAAATCTTTTCATTGTTGGCAGCATCTGGCATGGAGGTTCCAGCTCTGCTCCTGAGGGTGCTGCCACTCCAGACCCCTGCCTCGTGTCCCCAGAGGTGACTGAGCCGAGAGAGCACCCACAGGCAGCCAGGGGTCCAGAAGATTCTCCACGTCCCAGCACACCGGAGCCCCAGGAGTGGGAGAGTCCCTCGTCTTCCATGCGCTTTGCCGAGGGCCCCCCGGAAGGTTGCTTGGCAAGCCCAGAAGGGGAACCTGAAGGTTGGCCCCTGGTTCAACACTCTCGGAGGGAACTTTCTCCAAATGGCCCAGGAGAGGCCTCGGCAGCCTCTGTCCCTCAGGACGACAACTTGACTCAGCGCAAGGTGGTTTCTGTCATCCCCAGTGCCGAAGGAGAGACAGGCTTGAAGGAAGAAGAAGGGCAGAGACTGTCTTCCTCCAGCTCCACTGACCAGTTGGCAGGAATTCCACCAACTGCTCCTCCAGAGCCCATGAAGGTGCAGCTGCCTGGAGAGGATGCCCGGCCTGGTGATTTCAAGTCCCAAGGGCAAGAGGCTGCAGCTGGCTTACCACGGCCAGAGTCCCGGCAGGGAACCCCCAAGGCCCCTGCTGCCCACCTAGGCCAGGAGAGCTCAGCCAGCCTGGAGGAGCCTCCCCTAAAACCTGAGATCTCAACCTCGCAAGAGCCAGCCCCCGAATGCCCAGTGGAGGGGCCACCTCAGGATTTCACCGATGACACGGGATTCCTCGGGGCCTGCCCTCCCACTGGGACCAGTTCAGGGGCTGCCCAAGAAGCCAAAGCGAAGTCCGATTTCCAGGAAAGCTGCCAGCAGCCGATGGGAGCACTCCCACCCACAGGGCTGCCCTGGGATTCACTGGGTCCTGCCCTGGTGCCGGGGGCCAAGGGCTCTTGGGAGGAGACTCTGGGTGCCCTTGATGCTCAGGGTCACTCACAGACCAGGAGCCAAGATGCTCAGCCTAGTCAAGTCACCTGGGCAGCAATAGGTGATCAGCCCGAGGGAATTTTGTTCATGAGCCCTGAGTCTGCCCCACACGCCGCAACTGAGGATGTGGGTCCAGCTTCAagcctcccctcccagccagctGCTCTGGCCTCCGTGGCTGCAGAACAAGCCAAGGAGATGGTTTCCATGGCCGAGATGCCTGTTCTCACAGATCTGGCTACAGAGTGGGCAGAAGCAGGGTTGTCAGGACCGGAGAAGCAAGCATCAGACCtcagaggagaaggagagggtctGGAAGGAGGCTCCAGAGAGATTCCTGCTCCTGCCCCCCCGAAGGAGAGGGCAGAGCTTGGGAACAGGGAGCTAAGCCATGAAGTCCATCCAAAGGTTCCAGCTCTCCCCACTCCCAGTGCATCAGATGAGAGTGCCAGCAGGTCACCAGGGCCGAAGGATGAAGCTGAGCCCCCCGAAGGCCCAGCTGTGGCTAACGAGGAAAGCAAAGTCGCTGGGGCTGATCCTAGAGGACAGAGAGCAGCCCCAGGGCCCCTTGATGGTGCAGATACTGGGAATCTACAGGCAGAACAACCTGAGGCCTGGGACTGCAAGCCTGACCCAGAGGTGGACAAGGACGAGGTTTCACAGCTGACTGGCGATGAGGAGAGCAAAGGCCTTCCGAACACAGTCCTAGCACAGCCACTTGGAGAGGAGATCCCCGGGCACACGGACAGGTCTGACTGTCCCTTAGAAGATGCAGCTTGGAACGTGGTGGCCCGTGGGATGATGGGAGAATCTCAAGTGGTCCACGCATCGGGCTCACTGCACCAGCTCCCTGAACAGCATCCCAGCCCACCCTCTGGGCCAGAAGGAGCTGGTGAATGTGTTCTTCCCCGGGGAACCATCTGGGCAGGGCCGGAACCACAGACCAAATGTCCCGACACCCTTCAGGACGTGGAGGGACTGGGAAGAATGGACTCTCTTCCTGCTTTAGAATCTGAGAAATCAGATTTCCTGTCGGCTCCTGCTCCAGAGGTCGTCCCCAAAGCCCAGGAGGCGGAGAGCATGCCTGAAATAAAGTCAGGGAGCCACCCATCTGCACAGAGGCCCGGCCATAGGGAGGGGGAGGGCTTGCTAAGATCTCCCCACCCCCGTGGGCTGGGGCGTGACACAGCTGGACAGGAAGTCCTTGCTGATGGGCCCCCTCCCCCTGAGGAGGAGAACTGGGCAGTGGACTGCAGGCTCACGACGCTCAGCCTAGAGCAAGGTCGGCAGGGAAACCTATCCCACCCGGGGGACAGCGGTATAGAAGTGACTGCATCCGAGAGGCCCTTACTGTGTCCTGAGAACCATCTCCAAACATCCCAGACACACCCAGACGCATTGGTCTTCAATATGCTCAGGGAGACATCCCAAGGGTGCGGAAGCAAAGAAGAGGCTTATCCAGGTGATACGGATTTTAAGAACCTGGGTGCCGATTCTCCACAAATCCACACACCCGTGGGACCGCGGGAAGATGTGAACTTGTCCACTCATGGAGGCAAGCAACCGGCTTCTGAAACGGAACTTCAAAGTGAGCTCCCCAAAGGCAGTCTGTCTGATGCTCCGAGTTCACCTCCTGGGGGCACAGTTCTGGAGAATCCTGAGACCGAGAAGTCGCAGTTGTCAGCACCCATGAAGCCTGAGTTGCCTGCACTCAGGGAGAAGGGGCAAGAGGGAGAATGCAGCGGCAGTCAGCCGTCCAGGAGCTTATCTCCTGCAGCAGACACTTCCCAAGACCCTTCTCTTGCAGGTAGCTTGAGCAGAAAGGAATATAGCTGTGCTGGGCAGGGGCCAAACGAGTCCCAACAGGAGCTGGTTGACGGGCTGAACACCGGCAGCCAGCATGAAGAAGCATGTCTTGAGGACGCAGGCATTTCAGGAGCAGCTGACGCTTGGCCCCAGCTCCAGGATTTGGGCAAGACAGAGAAGGCAAGTGGAAACACCGTGGGGGCCCCGCCTTGTTGGCCTGACTCAGTAGCTCTCCCGGAGGCAGCTCACAGCCAGTCAGTTCCAGCACCTGCCAGCCCCCGAGCCACACCCGCCCAGGATGCCCCAGTGAGAGAGGCAGGTGAAGAAACCCAGGAGGGCAGGCAGCAACCGGGGTTGgtcccacagaaggaaatggaGCACCTCACTGCCTCAGATGCAGAGGTCCTGGagctttctggaattttcccaTCAGCCAAGGATCAAGGTGTGGATGGTGCTGAGACTTGCGGGAAGGCGGACGGAGGAGCCCTGGGGATGTGGCAGGCTCCGGGGGAGCCAGGCTCCCTCCGAACAGAGCAGCACTCTTCCCCTGGGGAGGAAGCCTCTACCTCTGCTCTAGGTGAGCAGCACTTGGCCAGCTGCCAGGATGCCTGGCCACTAGCCAGGGAGCTGGCTGAGAGTCCCAGAAGCGTGGCAGATCTTTCTGCAGCACAGGTTGTCCCTGACCCACAGAGGCTCCTGCCGTCTGGACCCCCGGAGGAGGCTGCCCCTGGTACTCCTTACCTGCACATCGAGGGTGCTGCCAGGAAAGGGCTGGAAGACAGTGTTGTGAAAGCTGTTTCACCCCAAGGCCCCGGAGCCCCTGGGGAAAGCCCTTGTTCCACTCGGGAGCCCCTGCTTGCCTCGGAAatagcctcctccagggagggCTCTGCTGAGTCCTCCTTCTTGCaagcaggagctgcaggtgaGGGAATCTCTGCAGCACCAGCCAGCCTTGGAAGCTCCAAAGCTGCGACCTCGGAGGGTCCTGTGGACTCTGTACCGTACTTGGACAGGATGCCGTTTCTGGCCAAGACTAAGGAGACCACAGGGGAGGAGAAATGGTCAGGAGCTCCCGGTGCAAGTGCTGAGCCCGGCGAAATTCCAGCATGCCCCGTCAGTGAGGAGAGCAAGGCAGGGGAAGCAGCAAGAGAGACCGAGGGCAGCGGGGAGAGGATGCTAGAGCCTTCCAAGGATCCCAGGCAGGGAGCATCAGCTGGTGTAGACGCAAGCTGCAGGCAGACTGGGATGCTCGCTGGGTTGCCTGATTTCAGGGAGCACATCACCAAGATCTTCGAGAAGTCTGTGCTTGGAGCCCTGACCGCCGATTGGCCCCAGAGCACACAGGGAGAAAAGGCGGGAGCCGGGAAGAGGGTGATGGGCAAGGGCCTCATGGTGCCAAGCCCAGAGAAGCTTCCAGATGGGACTCAAGGAGTGGCCgtcacccctctccccacccttcctACTGGTCTCTGGGTGGACTCAAAGGAGAAGAAGCAAGAGCTGGCCGTAGAGGCTGAGATTTCTCGTCTGGGTCCCCAGGATCCAGCTCTAGGAGAGCTGCCCGGGCTGGCCTGGCTGGCCGCAGAGCACACCCTGCCGGGCGCCAGTGATGGAAAGGAAGTAAGCGAGGCCCCGCAGGTGCTGGCGGACAGCAAGAAGCTGGAGGGGGCTGGAGAAGGCTGGTGGCGGGGACCTGGAGGAGGCCAGGCCCATTCACAGCAGGCAGGTGGCCCACAGGAAGCAGCTTCAGATCTGTCTTCACAGGCGGCTTCTCCAGAGGCTTCCGGGGCTGACTTGCAGGTGGCTCCCCAGAGCCATGCAGAAGGGGACTCTGGTCCAGATGACAGCATTCCTTCTGGAAAACAGAGCCAGGAAACAGCCCACCAGGACAGTCAACCCAGAGAAGATGGTCCCCGGGGCTCTTCTCACCCCCGGGCTCTGGGTGACATGCCAGGATCCACCTCTGCCTGGGGAGCATCTCCCCACGGGGACGTCCCACCTCTGCCCGAGGCCGTCGGTCAGCCCTGCACCCCAGACCCACTTGGGGGTGAGAGGAGGCGTGCAGGTGCAGCTGGCATCTCGGAAACACAAGATGCCCTGGGCACCCAGGGCGTCCGGGAGCCCCCAGCTGGGGAAGTGGCAGATAATCCGCTGGAGCCCGGCTTGGAAGCTGGAGCTGCTGGGGAAGCAGAGGGTGACGTCACTGTGAACACAGCTGGGACCCGGACATGTGTGTCTGAGGACCTGCCTGAAACAGGTACTACGAGAATGTTCTCTGGTGCGGCTGTTGCCTCGGCTGTGCCAGGAAGCCCTGGGGACCCAGGCTGCTCAGAAGGGGCTCTGAGGATGGATGCTGAAGTCGCCCCAGGTGGGGGCTGCCCGGCCGGGCCCCCACAGGCTGAGGAGCAACCCAGGCCTGAGTTCCCTGCTTTTGCGGAGGATGGGAAGATAGGTGTCTCCTCACCCACAGAACCTGACAAAACTCGGGACCTGAAGCTGCAAAACCTGGATCCAGAAGCACTGGATGCTGAGAGGTACTTAGAATAAATTCACACGCTAATGTGGGGTCAACTGTAAAAgtgattctcatttttaaaagtcaaagtgaTGAGCGGCTTTAAAGAAGCTTCATTTTTCCGTATCTAATTGTTTAAATTTCCCTACTTACAATCTCTGGATGTGCTGAGAGTCTGAAAACATGTGAGAAATGGTTTGGAGGCGTCTGTTTGGTTTGGAGGAGCTGTCTGTTTAAcacatcttttttcctttccttgtgttctttaattcttctaactGAAATTGTAAAGCATGAAATATTTACAGGCCAGCAGTGGACTATGGGGTCATAGGTTATGGTcagtcagactatttt includes these proteins:
- the TACC2 gene encoding transforming acidic coiled-coil-containing protein 2 isoform X27, which produces MGNENSSSGNQQEDSGLNNVILWPPNPEPLQKTSLARSSGSVQPPGNSQRVERKPEEASEGTDPGDRPSIWHGGSSSAPEGAATPDPCLVSPEVTEPREHPQAARGPEDSPRPSTPEPQEWESPSSSMRFAEGPPEGCLASPEGEPEGWPLVQHSRRELSPNGPGEASAASVPQDDNLTQRKVVSVIPSAEGETGLKEEEGQRLSSSSSTDQLAGIPPTAPPEPMKVQLPGEDARPGDFKSQGQEAAAGLPRPESRQGTPKAPAAHLGQESSASLEEPPLKPEISTSQEPAPECPVEGPPQDFTDDTGFLGACPPTGTSSGAAQEAKAKSDFQESCQQPMGALPPTGLPWDSLGPALVPGAKGSWEETLGALDAQGHSQTRSQDAQPSQVTWAAIGDQPEGILFMSPESAPHAATEDVGPASSLPSQPAALASVAAEQAKEMVSMAEMPVLTDLATEWAEAGLSGPEKQASDLRGEGEGLEGGSREIPAPAPPKERAELGNRELSHEVHPKVPALPTPSASDESASRSPGPKDEAEPPEGPAVANEESKVAGADPRGQRAAPGPLDGADTGNLQAEQPEAWDCKPDPEVDKDEVSQLTGDEESKGLPNTVLAQPLGEEIPGHTDRSDCPLEDAAWNVVARGMMGESQVVHASGSLHQLPEQHPSPPSGPEGAGECVLPRGTIWAGPEPQTKCPDTLQDVEGLGRMDSLPALESEKSDFLSAPAPEVVPKAQEAESMPEIKSGSHPSAQRPGHREGEGLLRSPHPRGLGRDTAGQEVLADGPPPPEEENWAVDCRLTTLSLEQGRQGNLSHPGDSGIEVTASERPLLCPENHLQTSQTHPDALVFNMLRETSQGCGSKEEAYPGDTDFKNLGADSPQIHTPVGPREDVNLSTHGGKQPASETELQSELPKGSLSDAPSSPPGGTVLENPETEKSQLSAPMKPELPALREKGQEGECSGSQPSRSLSPAADTSQDPSLAGSLSRKEYSCAGQGPNESQQELVDGLNTGSQHEEACLEDAGISGAADAWPQLQDLGKTEKASGNTVGAPPCWPDSVALPEAAHSQSVPAPASPRATPAQDAPVREAGEETQEGRQQPGLVPQKEMEHLTASDAEVLELSGIFPSAKDQGVDGAETCGKADGGALGMWQAPGEPGSLRTEQHSSPGEEASTSALGEQHLASCQDAWPLARELAESPRSVADLSAAQVVPDPQRLLPSGPPEEAAPGTPYLHIEGAARKGLEDSVVKAVSPQGPGAPGESPCSTREPLLASEIASSREGSAESSFLQAGAAGEGISAAPASLGSSKAATSEGPVDSVPYLDRMPFLAKTKETTGEEKWSGAPGASAEPGEIPACPVSEESKAGEAARETEGSGERMLEPSKDPRQGASAGVDASCRQTGMLAGLPDFREHITKIFEKSVLGALTADWPQSTQGEKAGAGKRVMGKGLMVPSPEKLPDGTQGVAVTPLPTLPTGLWVDSKEKKQELAVEAEISRLGPQDPALGELPGLAWLAAEHTLPGASDGKEVSEAPQVLADSKKLEGAGEGWWRGPGGGQAHSQQAGGPQEAASDLSSQAASPEASGADLQVAPQSHAEGDSGPDDSIPSGKQSQETAHQDSQPREDGPRGSSHPRALGDMPGSTSAWGASPHGDVPPLPEAVGQPCTPDPLGGERRRAGAAGISETQDALGTQGVREPPAGEVADNPLEPGLEAGAAGEAEGDVTVNTAGTRTCVSEDLPETGTTRMFSGAAVASAVPGSPGDPGCSEGALRMDAEVAPGGGCPAGPPQAEEQPRPEFPAFAEDGKIGVSSPTEPDKTRDLKLQNLDPEALDAERKIPKAGPSTLPLVPEKDAPDITDEVISDDASSAGGAESSLVPDGVIQPAALEDLENSLLAASTSHSDVSGQVSTDLTAQSTIPAAARVDLTAPASEYASLPSAPAGDGVEASVPSCQRLAKDLSRSSDSEEAFETPESTTPVKAPPAPPPPPPEVITAPEVSVQAPLEEPGCSSEPASVPDGPRSSSVEGSPFHPPPHSFSAVFDEDKPIASSGTYNLDFDNIELVDNLQTLEPRPSDPKNQDCKVNSRRKSTDSVPTSKSTLSRSLSLQASDFDGASCSGNPEATAPVADAYSAGSSSASSTLKRTKKPRPPSLKKKQTTKKPPETPPVRETQHEPTGESPDPSEENQTAGTRPEPARAEGSRSALSEEAPPEPAAAPKAACPLDCEAAEGAVPPASGGGRVQNSPPIGRRTLPLATAPEAVEVTPSDSGGQEDSPAKGLSVRLEFDYSEDKGSWDTQQETPPPTKKIGKKPVAKMPLRRPKMKKTPEKLDNTPASPTRSPAEPNDIPIAKGTYTFDIDKWDDPNFNPFSSTSKMQESPKLPQQSYNFDPDACDESTDPFKTCSKAPSSPSKSPASFEIPASAVEANGVDGDGLNKPAKKKKTPLKTMVEDVMSVCSLFDTFRVKKSPKRSPLSDPPSQDPTPVATPETPPVISAVVHATDEEKLAVTNQKWTCMTVDLEADKQDYPQPSDLSTFVNETKFNSPTEGKQRGGQLDSHPALEATAPREQRARKETAKPELDYRNSYEIEYMEKIGSSLPQDNDAPKKQALYLMFDTSQESPVKSPPVRMSESPTPCSGSSFEETEALVNTGAKIQHPVARGLAPNQEPHLQVPEKSSQKELEAMALGTASEVMEIREAAHPPDVSISKTALYSRIGTAEVEKPAGLLFQQPDLDSALQIARAEIITKEREVSEWKDKYEESRREVMEMRKIVAEYEKTIAQMIEDEQREKSVSHQTVQQLVLEKEQALADLNSVEKSLADLFRRYEKMKEVLEGFRKNEEVLKKCAQEYLSRVKKEEQRYQALKVHAEEKLDRANAEIAQVRGKAQQEQAAYQASLRKEQLRVDALERTLEQKNKEIEELTKICDELIAKMGKS
- the TACC2 gene encoding transforming acidic coiled-coil-containing protein 2 isoform X1 — protein: MGNENSSSGNQQEDSGLNNVILWPPNPEPLQKTSLARSSGSVQPPGNSQRVERKPEEASEGTDPGDRPSIWHGGSSSAPEGAATPDPCLVSPEVTEPREHPQAARGPEDSPRPSTPEPQEWESPSSSMRFAEGPPEGCLASPEGEPEGWPLVQHSRRELSPNGPGEASAASVPQDDNLTQRKVVSVIPSAEGETGLKEEEGQRLSSSSSTDQLAGIPPTAPPEPMKVQLPGEDARPGDFKSQGQEAAAGLPRPESRQGTPKAPAAHLGQESSASLEEPPLKPEISTSQEPAPECPVEGPPQDFTDDTGFLGACPPTGTSSGAAQEAKAKSDFQESCQQPMGALPPTGLPWDSLGPALVPGAKGSWEETLGALDAQGHSQTRSQDAQPSQVTWAAIGDQPEGILFMSPESAPHAATEDVGPASSLPSQPAALASVAAEQAKEMVSMAEMPVLTDLATEWAEAGLSGPEKQASDLRGEGEGLEGGSREIPAPAPPKERAELGNRELSHEVHPKVPALPTPSASDESASRSPGPKDEAEPPEGPAVANEESKVAGADPRGQRAAPGPLDGADTGNLQAEQPEAWDCKPDPEVDKDEVSQLTGDEESKGLPNTVLAQPLGEEIPGHTDRSDCPLEDAAWNVVARGMMGESQVVHASGSLHQLPEQHPSPPSGPEGAGECVLPRGTIWAGPEPQTKCPDTLQDVEGLGRMDSLPALESEKSDFLSAPAPEVVPKAQEAESMPEIKSGSHPSAQRPGHREGEGLLRSPHPRGLGRDTAGQEVLADGPPPPEEENWAVDCRLTTLSLEQGRQGNLSHPGDSGIEVTASERPLLCPENHLQTSQTHPDALVFNMLRETSQGCGSKEEAYPGDTDFKNLGADSPQIHTPVGPREDVNLSTHGGKQPASETELQSELPKGSLSDAPSSPPGGTVLENPETEKSQLSAPMKPELPALREKGQEGECSGSQPSRSLSPAADTSQDPSLAGSLSRKEYSCAGQGPNESQQELVDGLNTGSQHEEACLEDAGISGAADAWPQLQDLGKTEKASGNTVGAPPCWPDSVALPEAAHSQSVPAPASPRATPAQDAPVREAGEETQEGRQQPGLVPQKEMEHLTASDAEVLELSGIFPSAKDQGVDGAETCGKADGGALGMWQAPGEPGSLRTEQHSSPGEEASTSALGEQHLASCQDAWPLARELAESPRSVADLSAAQVVPDPQRLLPSGPPEEAAPGTPYLHIEGAARKGLEDSVVKAVSPQGPGAPGESPCSTREPLLASEIASSREGSAESSFLQAGAAGEGISAAPASLGSSKAATSEGPVDSVPYLDRMPFLAKTKETTGEEKWSGAPGASAEPGEIPACPVSEESKAGEAARETEGSGERMLEPSKDPRQGASAGVDASCRQTGMLAGLPDFREHITKIFEKSVLGALTADWPQSTQGEKAGAGKRVMGKGLMVPSPEKLPDGTQGVAVTPLPTLPTGLWVDSKEKKQELAVEAEISRLGPQDPALGELPGLAWLAAEHTLPGASDGKEVSEAPQVLADSKKLEGAGEGWWRGPGGGQAHSQQAGGPQEAASDLSSQAASPEASGADLQVAPQSHAEGDSGPDDSIPSGKQSQETAHQDSQPREDGPRGSSHPRALGDMPGSTSAWGASPHGDVPPLPEAVGQPCTPDPLGGERRRAGAAGISETQDALGTQGVREPPAGEVADNPLEPGLEAGAAGEAEGDVTVNTAGTRTCVSEDLPETGTTRMFSGAAVASAVPGSPGDPGCSEGALRMDAEVAPGGGCPAGPPQAEEQPRPEFPAFAEDGKIGVSSPTEPDKTRDLKLQNLDPEALDAERKIPKAGPSTLPLVPEKDAPDITDEVISDDASSAGGAESSLVPDGVIQPAALEDLENSLLAASTSHSDVSGQVSTDLTAQSTIPAAARVDLTAPASEYASLPSAPAGDGVEASVPSCQRLAKDLSRSSDSEEAFETPESTTPVKAPPAPPPPPPEVITAPEVSVQAPLEEPGCSSEPASVPDGPRSSSVEGSPFHPPPHSFSAVFDEDKPIASSGTYNLDFDNIELVDNLQTLEPRPSDPKNQDCKVNSRRKSTDSVPTSKSTLSRSLSLQASDFDGASCSGNPEATAPVADAYSAGSSSASSTLKRTKKPRPPSLKKKQTTKKPPETPPVRETQHEPTGESPDPSEENQTAGTRPEPARAEGSRSALSEEAPPEPAAAPKAACPLDCEAAEGAVPPASGGGRVQNSPPIGRRTLPLATAPEAVEVTPSDSGGQEDSPAKGLSVRLEFDYSEDKGSWDTQQETPPPTKKIGKKPVAKMPLRRPKMKKTPEKLDNTPASPTRSPAEPNDIPIAKGTYTFDIDKWDDPNFNPFSSTSKMQESPKLPQQSYNFDPDACDESTDPFKTCSKAPSSPSKSPASFEIPASAVEANGVDGDGLNKPAKKKKTPLKTMVEDVMSVCSLFDTFRVKKSPKRSPLSDPPSQDPTPVATPETPPVISAVVHATDEEKLAVTNQKWTCMTVDLEADKQDYPQPSDLSTFVNETKFNSPTEGKQRGGQLDSHPALEATAPREQRARKETAKPELDYRNSYEIEYMEKIGSSLPQDNDAPKKQALYLMFDTSQESPVKSPPVRMSESPTPCSGSSFEETEALVNTGAKIQHPVARGLAPNQEPHLQVPEKSSQKELEAMALGTASEVMEITAPEGSFASADALLSRLAHPASLCGALDYLEPDLAEKNPPVFAQKLQEELEFAIMRIEALKLARQIALAARSRQDTKREAAHPPDVSISKTALYSRIGTAEVEKPAGLLFQQPDLDSALQIARAEIITKEREVSEWKDKYEESRREVMEMRKIVAEYEKTIAQMIEDEQREKSVSHQTVQQLVLEKEQALADLNSVEKSLADLFRRYEKMKEVLEGFRKNEEVLKKCAQEYLSRVKKEEQRYQALKVHAEEKLDRANAEIAQVRGKAQQEQAAYQASLRKEQLRVDALERTLEQKVTGGRSWPETQTHGGWASHAGPLVRHSWGRVMLRGRGLALPLG